The following proteins are co-located in the Trichomycterus rosablanca isolate fTriRos1 chromosome 14, fTriRos1.hap1, whole genome shotgun sequence genome:
- the LOC134326471 gene encoding uncharacterized protein LOC134326471 isoform X2 codes for MSSMIDPCMIGMYLLVEFVDEGTTSPVAAEWYHEGISWWPPYTDKAKLLKSIRGSEVPNVSRGWTQHQARILYSSDCLDKVVQKWRISCETSDLNSDNDFPRKRKPKKPFEFIEKSQAKWHPSPQKQNLKMKKKTVHSLPPPPIPPPPPADHRNPGTNRSMMSKAQSYQGRIQDAWFTEPTQQMMSQIQLLSQDGQSTITEQMTEDNQSVGLESHCDILSAGPANAPRVRLPTGRLVPGQCTPERAILEMLGELQLQVQHLTSVITQRGPFLGNSSLKMPPAPADKEEEDGLPLESIQALNDFEVHLQNKIFKQKLVSKLSLVGEQTLKKTVWRICGGKVFAPQLAVQLNWCGRGEKTAIKNTHLKDTIVLSAMRNPLLPTPNEAEAEKIIKEWLRLSSDRLRKRQR; via the exons ATGAGTAGCATGATAGATCCCTGTATGATAGGAATGTACCTACTGGTTGAATTTGTGGATGAGGGAACAACAAGCCCGGTGGCAGCAGAGTGGTACCATGAGGGCATATCATGGTGGCCTCCATACACAGACAAAGCCAAACTTCTAAAGAGTATCCGAGGCAGTGAGGTCCCAAATGTGAGCAGAGGATGGACACAGCACCAAGCTCGTATCCTTTACAGCTCAG aTTGTTTGGACAAGGTCGTCCAGAAATGGAGAATATCCTGCGAGACCTCGGATTTAAATTCAGACAATGATTTCCCACGAAAACGAAA aCCTAAAAAGCCATTTGAATTTATTGAAAAGTCTCAAGCAAAATGGCATCCCAGCCCTCAAAAACAGAATctcaaaatgaaaaagaaaacagtgcattccctaccaccaccaccaataccaccaccaccacctgctGACCATCGAAATCCTGGAACAAACAGAAGTA tgatGTCAAAGGCCCAGTCCTATCAGGGAAGAATTCAGGATGCTTGGTTCACTGAACCAACACAGCAGA TGATGTCACAAATCCAATTGCTCAGTCAAGATGGACAGTCCACCATCACAGAACAAA TGACAGAAGACAATCAAAGTGTTGGTTTGGAAAGCCACTGTGACATTCTGTCAGCAGGACCAG CTAACGCACCTAGAGTCCGTCTGCCTACAGGCCGACTAGTGCCGGGTCAATGCACAC CAGAGAGGGCCATCTTAGAGATGCTGGGGGAACTGCAGCTCCAGGTCCAGCATCTCACTTCTGTTATTACCCAAAGAGGCCCCTTTTTGGGTAACAGCAGCCTGAAGATGCCACCTGCACCAGCAGataaagaggaagaagatggacTTCCACTGGAAAGCATTCAGGCCTTGAATGACTTTGAAGTCCATCTTCAAAACAAGATCTTCAAGCAAAAATTG GTGTCAAAACTGTCACTGGTTGGGGAACAAACACTTAAAAAAACAGTGTGGCGGATTTGTGGTGGCAAAGTGTTTGCTCCTCAACTAGCTGTGCAGTTGAACTGGTGTGGCAGAGGAGAGAAAACGGCCATCAAAAACACACACCTGAAAGACACAATTGTCT tatcaGCAATGAGAAACCCGCTGCTCCCCACTCCAAATGAGGCTGAAGCTGAGAAGATCATTAAAGAGTGGCTTCGCCTTTCCAGTGACAGGCTCAGAAAAAGGCAGCGatag
- the LOC134326471 gene encoding uncharacterized protein LOC134326471 isoform X3, whose protein sequence is MSSMIDPCMIGMYLLVEFVDEGTTSPVAAEWYHEGISWWPPYTDKAKLLKSIRGSEVPNVSRGWTQHQARILYSSDCLDKVVQKWRISCETSDLNSDNDFPRKRKPKKPFEFIEKSQAKWHPSPQKQNLKMKKKTVHSLPPPPIPPPPPADHRNPGTNRSMMSKAQSYQGRIQDAWFTEPTQQMMSQIQLLSQDGQSTITEQMTEDNQSVGLESHCDILSAGPGRLVPGQCTPAERAILEMLGELQLQVQHLTSVITQRGPFLGNSSLKMPPAPADKEEEDGLPLESIQALNDFEVHLQNKIFKQKLVSKLSLVGEQTLKKTVWRICGGKVFAPQLAVQLNWCGRGEKTAIKNTHLKDTIVLSAMRNPLLPTPNEAEAEKIIKEWLRLSSDRLRKRQR, encoded by the exons ATGAGTAGCATGATAGATCCCTGTATGATAGGAATGTACCTACTGGTTGAATTTGTGGATGAGGGAACAACAAGCCCGGTGGCAGCAGAGTGGTACCATGAGGGCATATCATGGTGGCCTCCATACACAGACAAAGCCAAACTTCTAAAGAGTATCCGAGGCAGTGAGGTCCCAAATGTGAGCAGAGGATGGACACAGCACCAAGCTCGTATCCTTTACAGCTCAG aTTGTTTGGACAAGGTCGTCCAGAAATGGAGAATATCCTGCGAGACCTCGGATTTAAATTCAGACAATGATTTCCCACGAAAACGAAA aCCTAAAAAGCCATTTGAATTTATTGAAAAGTCTCAAGCAAAATGGCATCCCAGCCCTCAAAAACAGAATctcaaaatgaaaaagaaaacagtgcattccctaccaccaccaccaataccaccaccaccacctgctGACCATCGAAATCCTGGAACAAACAGAAGTA tgatGTCAAAGGCCCAGTCCTATCAGGGAAGAATTCAGGATGCTTGGTTCACTGAACCAACACAGCAGA TGATGTCACAAATCCAATTGCTCAGTCAAGATGGACAGTCCACCATCACAGAACAAA TGACAGAAGACAATCAAAGTGTTGGTTTGGAAAGCCACTGTGACATTCTGTCAGCAGGACCAG GCCGACTAGTGCCGGGTCAATGCACAC CAGCAGAGAGGGCCATCTTAGAGATGCTGGGGGAACTGCAGCTCCAGGTCCAGCATCTCACTTCTGTTATTACCCAAAGAGGCCCCTTTTTGGGTAACAGCAGCCTGAAGATGCCACCTGCACCAGCAGataaagaggaagaagatggacTTCCACTGGAAAGCATTCAGGCCTTGAATGACTTTGAAGTCCATCTTCAAAACAAGATCTTCAAGCAAAAATTG GTGTCAAAACTGTCACTGGTTGGGGAACAAACACTTAAAAAAACAGTGTGGCGGATTTGTGGTGGCAAAGTGTTTGCTCCTCAACTAGCTGTGCAGTTGAACTGGTGTGGCAGAGGAGAGAAAACGGCCATCAAAAACACACACCTGAAAGACACAATTGTCT tatcaGCAATGAGAAACCCGCTGCTCCCCACTCCAAATGAGGCTGAAGCTGAGAAGATCATTAAAGAGTGGCTTCGCCTTTCCAGTGACAGGCTCAGAAAAAGGCAGCGatag
- the LOC134326471 gene encoding uncharacterized protein LOC134326471 isoform X4, translated as MYLLVEFVDEGTTSPVAAEWYHEGISWWPPYTDKAKLLKSIRGSEVPNVSRGWTQHQARILYSSDCLDKVVQKWRISCETSDLNSDNDFPRKRKPKKPFEFIEKSQAKWHPSPQKQNLKMKKKTVHSLPPPPIPPPPPADHRNPGTNRSMMSKAQSYQGRIQDAWFTEPTQQMMSQIQLLSQDGQSTITEQMTEDNQSVGLESHCDILSAGPANAPRVRLPTGRLVPGQCTPAERAILEMLGELQLQVQHLTSVITQRGPFLGNSSLKMPPAPADKEEEDGLPLESIQALNDFEVHLQNKIFKQKLVSKLSLVGEQTLKKTVWRICGGKVFAPQLAVQLNWCGRGEKTAIKNTHLKDTIVLSAMRNPLLPTPNEAEAEKIIKEWLRLSSDRLRKRQR; from the exons ATGTACCTACTGGTTGAATTTGTGGATGAGGGAACAACAAGCCCGGTGGCAGCAGAGTGGTACCATGAGGGCATATCATGGTGGCCTCCATACACAGACAAAGCCAAACTTCTAAAGAGTATCCGAGGCAGTGAGGTCCCAAATGTGAGCAGAGGATGGACACAGCACCAAGCTCGTATCCTTTACAGCTCAG aTTGTTTGGACAAGGTCGTCCAGAAATGGAGAATATCCTGCGAGACCTCGGATTTAAATTCAGACAATGATTTCCCACGAAAACGAAA aCCTAAAAAGCCATTTGAATTTATTGAAAAGTCTCAAGCAAAATGGCATCCCAGCCCTCAAAAACAGAATctcaaaatgaaaaagaaaacagtgcattccctaccaccaccaccaataccaccaccaccacctgctGACCATCGAAATCCTGGAACAAACAGAAGTA tgatGTCAAAGGCCCAGTCCTATCAGGGAAGAATTCAGGATGCTTGGTTCACTGAACCAACACAGCAGA TGATGTCACAAATCCAATTGCTCAGTCAAGATGGACAGTCCACCATCACAGAACAAA TGACAGAAGACAATCAAAGTGTTGGTTTGGAAAGCCACTGTGACATTCTGTCAGCAGGACCAG CTAACGCACCTAGAGTCCGTCTGCCTACAGGCCGACTAGTGCCGGGTCAATGCACAC CAGCAGAGAGGGCCATCTTAGAGATGCTGGGGGAACTGCAGCTCCAGGTCCAGCATCTCACTTCTGTTATTACCCAAAGAGGCCCCTTTTTGGGTAACAGCAGCCTGAAGATGCCACCTGCACCAGCAGataaagaggaagaagatggacTTCCACTGGAAAGCATTCAGGCCTTGAATGACTTTGAAGTCCATCTTCAAAACAAGATCTTCAAGCAAAAATTG GTGTCAAAACTGTCACTGGTTGGGGAACAAACACTTAAAAAAACAGTGTGGCGGATTTGTGGTGGCAAAGTGTTTGCTCCTCAACTAGCTGTGCAGTTGAACTGGTGTGGCAGAGGAGAGAAAACGGCCATCAAAAACACACACCTGAAAGACACAATTGTCT tatcaGCAATGAGAAACCCGCTGCTCCCCACTCCAAATGAGGCTGAAGCTGAGAAGATCATTAAAGAGTGGCTTCGCCTTTCCAGTGACAGGCTCAGAAAAAGGCAGCGatag
- the LOC134326471 gene encoding uncharacterized protein LOC134326471 isoform X1: protein MSSMIDPCMIGMYLLVEFVDEGTTSPVAAEWYHEGISWWPPYTDKAKLLKSIRGSEVPNVSRGWTQHQARILYSSDCLDKVVQKWRISCETSDLNSDNDFPRKRKPKKPFEFIEKSQAKWHPSPQKQNLKMKKKTVHSLPPPPIPPPPPADHRNPGTNRSMMSKAQSYQGRIQDAWFTEPTQQMMSQIQLLSQDGQSTITEQMTEDNQSVGLESHCDILSAGPANAPRVRLPTGRLVPGQCTPAERAILEMLGELQLQVQHLTSVITQRGPFLGNSSLKMPPAPADKEEEDGLPLESIQALNDFEVHLQNKIFKQKLVSKLSLVGEQTLKKTVWRICGGKVFAPQLAVQLNWCGRGEKTAIKNTHLKDTIVLSAMRNPLLPTPNEAEAEKIIKEWLRLSSDRLRKRQR from the exons ATGAGTAGCATGATAGATCCCTGTATGATAGGAATGTACCTACTGGTTGAATTTGTGGATGAGGGAACAACAAGCCCGGTGGCAGCAGAGTGGTACCATGAGGGCATATCATGGTGGCCTCCATACACAGACAAAGCCAAACTTCTAAAGAGTATCCGAGGCAGTGAGGTCCCAAATGTGAGCAGAGGATGGACACAGCACCAAGCTCGTATCCTTTACAGCTCAG aTTGTTTGGACAAGGTCGTCCAGAAATGGAGAATATCCTGCGAGACCTCGGATTTAAATTCAGACAATGATTTCCCACGAAAACGAAA aCCTAAAAAGCCATTTGAATTTATTGAAAAGTCTCAAGCAAAATGGCATCCCAGCCCTCAAAAACAGAATctcaaaatgaaaaagaaaacagtgcattccctaccaccaccaccaataccaccaccaccacctgctGACCATCGAAATCCTGGAACAAACAGAAGTA tgatGTCAAAGGCCCAGTCCTATCAGGGAAGAATTCAGGATGCTTGGTTCACTGAACCAACACAGCAGA TGATGTCACAAATCCAATTGCTCAGTCAAGATGGACAGTCCACCATCACAGAACAAA TGACAGAAGACAATCAAAGTGTTGGTTTGGAAAGCCACTGTGACATTCTGTCAGCAGGACCAG CTAACGCACCTAGAGTCCGTCTGCCTACAGGCCGACTAGTGCCGGGTCAATGCACAC CAGCAGAGAGGGCCATCTTAGAGATGCTGGGGGAACTGCAGCTCCAGGTCCAGCATCTCACTTCTGTTATTACCCAAAGAGGCCCCTTTTTGGGTAACAGCAGCCTGAAGATGCCACCTGCACCAGCAGataaagaggaagaagatggacTTCCACTGGAAAGCATTCAGGCCTTGAATGACTTTGAAGTCCATCTTCAAAACAAGATCTTCAAGCAAAAATTG GTGTCAAAACTGTCACTGGTTGGGGAACAAACACTTAAAAAAACAGTGTGGCGGATTTGTGGTGGCAAAGTGTTTGCTCCTCAACTAGCTGTGCAGTTGAACTGGTGTGGCAGAGGAGAGAAAACGGCCATCAAAAACACACACCTGAAAGACACAATTGTCT tatcaGCAATGAGAAACCCGCTGCTCCCCACTCCAAATGAGGCTGAAGCTGAGAAGATCATTAAAGAGTGGCTTCGCCTTTCCAGTGACAGGCTCAGAAAAAGGCAGCGatag
- the LOC134326471 gene encoding uncharacterized protein LOC134326471 isoform X5 produces MDTAPSSYPLQLRPKKPFEFIEKSQAKWHPSPQKQNLKMKKKTVHSLPPPPIPPPPPADHRNPGTNRSMMSKAQSYQGRIQDAWFTEPTQQMMSQIQLLSQDGQSTITEQMTEDNQSVGLESHCDILSAGPANAPRVRLPTGRLVPGQCTPAERAILEMLGELQLQVQHLTSVITQRGPFLGNSSLKMPPAPADKEEEDGLPLESIQALNDFEVHLQNKIFKQKLVSKLSLVGEQTLKKTVWRICGGKVFAPQLAVQLNWCGRGEKTAIKNTHLKDTIVLSAMRNPLLPTPNEAEAEKIIKEWLRLSSDRLRKRQR; encoded by the exons ATGGACACAGCACCAAGCTCGTATCCTTTACAGCTCAG aCCTAAAAAGCCATTTGAATTTATTGAAAAGTCTCAAGCAAAATGGCATCCCAGCCCTCAAAAACAGAATctcaaaatgaaaaagaaaacagtgcattccctaccaccaccaccaataccaccaccaccacctgctGACCATCGAAATCCTGGAACAAACAGAAGTA tgatGTCAAAGGCCCAGTCCTATCAGGGAAGAATTCAGGATGCTTGGTTCACTGAACCAACACAGCAGA TGATGTCACAAATCCAATTGCTCAGTCAAGATGGACAGTCCACCATCACAGAACAAA TGACAGAAGACAATCAAAGTGTTGGTTTGGAAAGCCACTGTGACATTCTGTCAGCAGGACCAG CTAACGCACCTAGAGTCCGTCTGCCTACAGGCCGACTAGTGCCGGGTCAATGCACAC CAGCAGAGAGGGCCATCTTAGAGATGCTGGGGGAACTGCAGCTCCAGGTCCAGCATCTCACTTCTGTTATTACCCAAAGAGGCCCCTTTTTGGGTAACAGCAGCCTGAAGATGCCACCTGCACCAGCAGataaagaggaagaagatggacTTCCACTGGAAAGCATTCAGGCCTTGAATGACTTTGAAGTCCATCTTCAAAACAAGATCTTCAAGCAAAAATTG GTGTCAAAACTGTCACTGGTTGGGGAACAAACACTTAAAAAAACAGTGTGGCGGATTTGTGGTGGCAAAGTGTTTGCTCCTCAACTAGCTGTGCAGTTGAACTGGTGTGGCAGAGGAGAGAAAACGGCCATCAAAAACACACACCTGAAAGACACAATTGTCT tatcaGCAATGAGAAACCCGCTGCTCCCCACTCCAAATGAGGCTGAAGCTGAGAAGATCATTAAAGAGTGGCTTCGCCTTTCCAGTGACAGGCTCAGAAAAAGGCAGCGatag